In a single window of the Leptospira wolffii serovar Khorat str. Khorat-H2 genome:
- a CDS encoding LIC20035 family adhesin, producing MKKIISQATLLSILFGCSTIAMVENKGKDQEYQILEPNLRVEKFKETFNLKAEGPVTLDCSGKPCTPDQVSSLTPDQIKKLKRNGSWKEYVEKEDAQKKKFSVLVRVGDYKDDKREGIWKTLYETGETLRESPYVAGLKEGEEKKLAKDGTQTESTLYKADKKNGPYWSKTDKGVLSEEGQYTDDKKTGTWKEYYDEDGAKKAVTEFRDGKKSGKAINYFKDGSTVSSEGNYTDDLKTGYWKNSYDNGQLQSEGSYTPKGTGAEKKSLRTGAWKEYYKNGKVFAEGQRDHTRKGDWKFYWSNGNPAYKGAMMNEMMMSSAEVYDKDGQLVGKGKLMFDLLLMDEKTDELKAKYKPDLPFTYYKNGKKTFEILNETTAIEYDESGSKIGQGPVMPGTNAKNDCWTTPQGKKFFVNGRENAKMGELQGCK from the coding sequence ATGAAAAAAATTATATCCCAGGCGACGCTTCTCTCCATTCTATTCGGCTGTTCCACCATTGCTATGGTGGAAAATAAAGGCAAGGACCAGGAATACCAGATTCTGGAACCCAATCTCAGGGTCGAAAAGTTCAAGGAAACGTTCAATCTGAAAGCCGAAGGTCCAGTGACCTTGGATTGTTCCGGAAAGCCCTGTACACCGGACCAAGTTTCTTCTTTAACCCCGGATCAGATCAAGAAACTCAAACGCAACGGTTCTTGGAAAGAATATGTGGAGAAGGAAGACGCCCAGAAAAAGAAATTCTCCGTTTTAGTAAGAGTCGGAGATTATAAGGACGATAAGCGGGAAGGAATTTGGAAGACTCTCTATGAAACGGGAGAAACTCTGAGAGAGTCCCCTTACGTAGCCGGCCTGAAAGAAGGCGAGGAAAAGAAACTCGCTAAGGACGGAACTCAGACAGAAAGCACTCTTTATAAAGCGGACAAGAAGAATGGCCCGTACTGGTCCAAGACGGACAAGGGTGTTCTGAGCGAAGAAGGCCAATATACCGACGACAAAAAGACCGGAACTTGGAAGGAATACTACGACGAGGACGGAGCTAAGAAAGCTGTAACCGAGTTCAGAGACGGTAAAAAATCCGGTAAAGCGATCAATTATTTCAAAGACGGTTCGACTGTATCTTCCGAAGGAAATTATACCGACGATCTTAAGACGGGTTATTGGAAAAATTCCTACGATAACGGTCAGCTTCAATCCGAAGGTTCCTACACTCCAAAGGGAACCGGCGCCGAAAAGAAGTCCCTAAGAACCGGAGCCTGGAAAGAATATTATAAAAACGGTAAGGTATTTGCGGAAGGTCAAAGGGACCATACTCGTAAGGGGGATTGGAAATTCTATTGGAGTAACGGTAATCCCGCTTATAAGGGAGCCATGATGAACGAGATGATGATGTCCTCCGCCGAAGTCTACGACAAGGACGGTCAGCTTGTCGGAAAAGGAAAGCTGATGTTCGATCTTCTGCTTATGGACGAGAAGACCGACGAACTCAAGGCCAAATACAAGCCGGACCTACCCTTCACTTATTACAAAAACGGAAAGAAGACTTTCGAGATTCTGAACGAGACCACGGCCATCGAATACGACGAATCCGGATCTAAAATCGGTCAAGGTCCGGTTATGCCGGGAACAAACGCCAAGAACGATTGCTGGACGACTCCCCAAGGTAAGAAATTCTTCGTGAACGGAAGAGAAAACGCCAAGATGGGCGAATTGCAGGGGTGCAAATAA
- a CDS encoding LIC20036 family protein yields the protein MQQTIGRADIKKILLGFLIAAPLFYILGYCTKGCSSVDRRAKVTYSGSFTEGTLVSIDSKKVVLKDPDSEIPLETVEKIEFIEDAQSLGTSEVPLSDAEKAFVGTYKLQVGVHKGALSIFPRKTGGIGATMRFTNWGRGSNEILTGVRVSGKSIRFIRSCSGSRCSEIGSNTPFTQTYTGDLDGKKILGAYQGTNSSGRWTAER from the coding sequence TTGCAACAGACCATCGGCAGAGCGGATATAAAAAAAATTCTCCTGGGCTTTCTCATCGCGGCCCCCTTGTTCTATATTCTAGGATATTGTACCAAGGGGTGTTCTTCGGTCGATCGACGAGCCAAAGTCACGTATAGCGGCTCTTTTACGGAAGGGACCTTGGTTTCCATCGATTCCAAAAAAGTGGTTCTTAAGGATCCGGATTCCGAGATTCCCTTGGAAACCGTAGAGAAGATAGAATTTATCGAAGACGCCCAAAGTTTGGGTACTTCTGAAGTTCCTTTATCGGATGCGGAAAAGGCTTTCGTAGGAACTTATAAACTCCAGGTGGGAGTGCATAAGGGTGCGCTAAGCATTTTTCCCAGAAAAACCGGCGGGATCGGCGCTACTATGAGATTCACCAATTGGGGTAGGGGATCCAACGAGATCCTAACAGGAGTCAGAGTAAGCGGAAAATCCATACGTTTTATCCGTTCCTGCAGCGGATCCAGATGTTCGGAGATCGGAAGCAATACTCCGTTTACTCAAACGTATACCGGCGATCTGGACGGTAAGAAAATACTGGGCGCCTATCAGGGGACGAATAGTTCGGGACGTTGGACTGCCGAGCGTTAA
- a CDS encoding DUF1574 domain-containing protein: MSSSELETEEKLNFFTRPFLLYPVALFLFVFLVDKLFFLDKVRDYVKVELTYIYYDVKQDLLKEMISKYGKNAPEKPSKKLVLLMGSSRMLYFKNSEILDFYPDWEVYNLSSAVTTPAYYLYFLERLFEGGVKPDYLVLEADPFQFNANSTTFKKSNLANSFDLRFILTHAWDLGRENVNYYLANYFFGVSKNKPYIANVIYHLTSKKYEQAELIKQLTVDSLHKDKGNAISPAGGFVEKDFGKLEASSARTIGWIYPKYAPSEMQFEFYEDILSLVKSKGVPTIVVRPEVSLPLEDLLAELGIPAPWWERIRPINAKFGIPIIDMTEAKDYDCNAFADSGHMAVDCYRPFLRFLRMRYPGD, from the coding sequence GTGTCTTCTTCCGAGTTAGAAACCGAAGAGAAGTTGAACTTTTTCACTCGTCCTTTTCTTCTTTATCCAGTCGCACTTTTTCTTTTCGTCTTTCTTGTGGACAAGCTCTTCTTCCTGGACAAGGTCCGGGATTACGTGAAGGTAGAGCTCACCTATATTTATTACGATGTAAAACAGGATCTCCTTAAGGAGATGATCTCTAAATACGGTAAAAACGCTCCCGAAAAGCCGAGCAAGAAACTCGTTCTTCTCATGGGATCTTCCCGGATGCTTTACTTCAAGAATAGCGAGATACTGGATTTCTATCCGGATTGGGAGGTCTATAATCTCTCATCTGCGGTCACCACCCCTGCCTATTATTTGTATTTTCTGGAGAGATTATTCGAAGGCGGAGTGAAGCCGGACTATCTGGTTTTGGAGGCGGACCCTTTTCAATTCAACGCCAATAGCACTACTTTCAAAAAATCGAATCTGGCAAACAGTTTCGATTTACGTTTTATTCTCACCCATGCATGGGATCTAGGCCGAGAGAATGTGAACTATTATCTAGCGAATTATTTCTTCGGAGTAAGTAAGAACAAGCCCTATATCGCCAACGTGATTTATCATTTGACCAGCAAGAAATACGAGCAGGCGGAGTTGATCAAACAACTTACGGTAGATTCTCTACATAAAGACAAAGGAAACGCCATCTCTCCCGCGGGAGGATTTGTGGAGAAGGATTTCGGAAAGTTAGAAGCAAGTTCCGCTCGAACTATCGGGTGGATTTATCCCAAATACGCTCCCTCCGAAATGCAGTTCGAATTCTACGAGGATATTCTCTCTCTCGTAAAATCGAAAGGAGTTCCCACTATCGTAGTCCGCCCCGAAGTTTCCCTGCCCTTGGAAGATCTACTCGCAGAATTGGGGATCCCGGCCCCTTGGTGGGAAAGAATCCGTCCGATCAATGCAAAATTCGGAATCCCTATCATCGATATGACGGAAGCGAAAGATTACGATTGTAACGCTTTTGCGGACAGCGGGCATATGGCGGTGGACTGCTATCGACCTTTTCTCCGTTTCCTTAGAATGCGGTATCCTGGAGACTAA
- a CDS encoding AAA family ATPase produces the protein MESPTNTQENSPLAEAEIKFAKEVLDKIRQELTREITGQDSVIRNLLISLACQGHVLLEGMPGLAKTLLAKSLSSALDLDFKRVQFTPDLLPADLVGTVVFNPKNGEFHTRKGPIFTGVLLADEINRAPAKVQSALLECMEEKTVTIGENTFPLERPFLVLATENPIDQDGTYPLPEAQMDRFFMKVQVEYPDMDEELSILEQHGNLNPTPKRIRKIASSKDILKVSSLVDRVHVEPKLKSYIVRLVRNTRPEEKTVPELLPYVRHGASPRASLSLLKASKARALWDGRDYVVPEDVKASLPEILRHRILLTFEAISEDVGVESVIRIVSDATQVL, from the coding sequence ATGGAATCTCCAACAAACACACAAGAGAATTCGCCCTTAGCGGAAGCGGAGATCAAATTCGCTAAAGAAGTCTTGGATAAGATTCGCCAGGAGCTTACGCGAGAAATCACCGGGCAAGACTCGGTGATTCGGAATCTTCTTATCTCGTTGGCTTGCCAGGGCCACGTTTTATTGGAAGGGATGCCCGGTTTGGCCAAAACTCTTCTGGCCAAATCCTTATCTTCCGCTTTGGATCTGGATTTCAAGAGAGTGCAATTCACTCCGGATCTTTTGCCAGCGGATCTTGTGGGAACGGTCGTATTCAATCCTAAAAACGGTGAATTTCATACTCGTAAAGGTCCTATCTTTACGGGAGTCCTTTTGGCGGATGAGATCAATAGAGCTCCGGCCAAAGTACAGTCGGCTCTTTTGGAATGTATGGAAGAGAAAACCGTCACCATAGGGGAGAATACTTTTCCTCTGGAGAGACCTTTTTTGGTTTTGGCGACCGAAAACCCAATCGATCAGGACGGGACTTATCCGCTTCCGGAAGCTCAGATGGATCGTTTCTTTATGAAAGTCCAGGTGGAGTATCCCGATATGGACGAGGAACTTTCCATTCTGGAACAACACGGTAATCTGAATCCGACTCCTAAGCGTATTCGAAAAATCGCAAGTTCCAAGGATATCCTAAAGGTATCCTCACTAGTGGATCGAGTGCATGTGGAACCAAAGCTCAAGAGTTATATTGTAAGACTTGTGAGAAACACAAGGCCTGAAGAAAAAACGGTACCGGAACTTCTGCCATACGTGAGACACGGCGCTTCTCCTCGTGCGAGCCTCAGTCTTCTTAAGGCCTCCAAGGCTCGGGCTCTTTGGGACGGCAGGGATTACGTCGTTCCCGAAGACGTTAAGGCATCGTTACCCGAAATATTAAGGCATAGGATTCTCCTTACATTCGAGGCGATTTCCGAGGACGTAGGCGTGGAGTCGGTCATTCGCATCGTGTCCGATGCGACACAGGTGCTCTGA
- a CDS encoding DUF58 domain-containing protein, with translation MLRKEYQGLVQLLDFKERGFSLRERQGTAISSRKGRGVDFKDVRPYSVGDDTRLIDWNVTSRLGELHVREFNEEKERIGVFFLDVSESMDWSSSEWTKAENAFQVLALLVLLYVRKGNLAKIFLYSDKMEWETGYLRTIEEAIPALEKARSFSHNKKKTDPKIPYTLLKNRIRKYTDSYILSDFHGLPSLRKLTGLRKFHALHAIRFLDPLEFSAPAYMLSYFRGKDPETESMPRTREGDIRSNLEQLFKSRYLELDGSESDPSRLLSYWRSLG, from the coding sequence ATGCTTCGCAAAGAATACCAAGGCTTAGTCCAGCTTTTGGATTTCAAAGAAAGAGGATTTTCTCTCCGAGAAAGGCAGGGTACTGCCATTAGTTCCCGAAAGGGCAGGGGAGTGGATTTCAAAGACGTTCGCCCTTATTCGGTCGGGGACGATACTCGTCTTATCGATTGGAACGTTACCTCCCGTTTGGGAGAATTGCATGTGCGGGAATTCAACGAGGAGAAAGAGAGGATAGGCGTATTCTTTCTGGACGTATCCGAATCCATGGATTGGAGCAGTTCGGAATGGACCAAGGCGGAGAATGCGTTTCAGGTACTTGCCTTGCTTGTACTTCTATATGTTCGCAAAGGAAATCTTGCGAAGATATTTCTCTATTCGGACAAAATGGAATGGGAAACCGGTTATCTTCGTACGATAGAAGAGGCGATTCCCGCCTTGGAAAAGGCGAGAAGCTTTTCCCATAACAAAAAGAAAACGGATCCGAAAATTCCTTATACCTTATTGAAGAATCGGATCCGGAAATACACGGACTCCTATATTCTATCCGATTTTCACGGGTTGCCTTCTCTCCGGAAACTCACTGGTCTTCGAAAATTCCACGCTCTACATGCGATCCGATTCCTGGATCCCCTCGAGTTTTCCGCTCCCGCATACATGCTTTCCTATTTTAGAGGCAAAGACCCGGAGACGGAAAGCATGCCTAGAACAAGAGAAGGGGATATACGTTCGAATTTGGAGCAATTGTTCAAGTCCCGGTATTTGG